The nucleotide sequence TCGAGGATGACGCCGGTGTTGGCGCCGCCGGACAGGGTGATGGCGCCGGCCACGGTGTTGGTGTCGGCGTTGTTCTTGAGGCTGGCCGCGGTGGGGGCGGCGGTGGCGTTGAGCGTGATGGCCTCGTTGGCGCTGACGGCGACGTTGTTCTGGAAGGCGAGGGTGGCGCCGATCTGGACCGCGGTGTCATCGGTGCTGGCGACGGTGGCGGTGCCAAGGGCCGCGTTGTTGGCCACGACGAGGGTGCCGGCGGCGACATTGGTGCTGCCGCTGTAGGTGTTGGCGTTGCCCAGAACGAGGGTGCCGGTGCCGGTCTTGGCGAAGTCCTTGGAGCCGCCGCTTTCGCCGACCGCGCCGGTGATGGTCAGCTGGGAGCCGCCGGCGGCGTCATACTTCACGTCGTCGCCCGCGGCGCCGGACATGGTGACATTGCCGGCGTAGGTGTTGTTGCCGGAGTAGTTGGCGAGGCTGGCGATGTTGGGGGCAACGGAGCCGGCGAGGTCCAGGTCCTCGCCCGCGGCGATGGTGATGCCGCCGGTGAGGGCGAGGGTGGCATCGGTGGCAACCGTGGTGTTGCCCGAGGTGGCGCCGAGCGCGGTGTTCTTGGCGGCGATCAGGGTGCCGGCGTTGATGGTCACGTCGCCGTCAAAGGTGTTGGCGCCCGCGCCGGAGAGGGTGAGGGCGCCGGTGCCGTTCTTGACGAGGGCGAGGGTGCCGGCGTTGTCCTGGATCACTCCGGAGAACTCGGTCGTGCCGTTGTTGCCGCCGGTGGTGAGCGTCTGGGTGCCGCTGGCGAGGTTGACGGTGCCGGCCCCGGCGAGGGAGCCGATGGTCTCGCTGAAGGTGTTCAGGTCGAGGGTGGCGCCGGAGGCCACGGAGACCGCGGAGCCATCGGTGATGACGCCGGCGGCGCCGAGGCGCAGGGTGCCGGCGGTGATGGTGGTGGTGCCGTTGAAGTCGTTGCCGGTGTTCGAGAGGAGGACGGTGCCGTCACCGGATTTGGTGATGTTCTGGGTGCCGGTGTTGCCGTCGAGTGCGCCGGTGAAGGCGACGGTGCCGCCCGCGGCGGCGGTAAGGGTGACGCCCTTGTTGAGGGTGATGGTACCGGAGAAGGTGTTGGTCCCGGAGGTGTTGGTGCCGCCGAGGGTGGTGGTGGCACCCTGGCTGTTGACGGTGATGGCGCGGCCCATGGTGCTGCCGCCGTCGGCATCGGTCATGAGGAAGCTGGTGTTATTGGCCAGGGCGGTGTTGGTGTCGTTGATGACGACGGCGGAGGCGGCGTTGCCGAGGTTGCCGTTGGTGCTGTTGGTGGCGCTGCCGGCGATTTCGAGGGTGCCGTTGCGCAGGGTGGTGGTACCGGTGTAGCTGCTGGTGCCGGAGAGGGCGAGGGTGCCGCTGCCTGTCTTGAGGAGGGCGGCGCCGTCGGTGCTGTCGTTGATGGCGCCGGTGATCGCGGTGCGACCGGAGCCCGAGACGGTCAGGTCGCTGCTGGCCCCGTTGAAAAGATCGATCGCGCCGGAGATCGTGAGGGCCGTGGTATCGGTGCCGTCGTTGGTGAGCACCATGTCGTCATTGACGCGCACGGCGGACGAGATCGTGTGGGTGCCGTTGCCGGCGACGATCAGCTGGGTGGTGCCGGAGGCCACATCAAAGTCGAGGCGGTCGGAACCGCTGACCGTGTAATTGCGGTCGCCGGTGGTGTCGATAATGAGCTTGCCGATGGTCTGGGGATCGGCGCCGCCGCCATTGAAGGTGTTGACCGTCGCGGTGGTGCCGGCGGTGATGTTGTTGCCCAGCATGGCGATCTGGCCGGCGCCGTCCGGCTGGCCGCCGGCCCAGTTGCCGCCAGTGTCCCAATCGCCGTTGCCGGCAGCCTGCCATTCCCGGACGGTGACGATGGGGACGATTTCCCAATAGATGCCGTTGGCGATGACGGCGTTGTTGCCGACGGTGGTCCAGCCGTTGAACAGGACGTTGTTCTCCAGGGCGAGGGCCTGAGCCTGGGTGTTGAAGAGCAGGCCGTAGTTGGATGATCCGCCGGTGGTGGGGTCGCCGGCCCAGTTGTCGATGGTGAGCTGACTGGTGCCGCCGACCGAGGCGGTGCCGGTGAAGCGGAGGAGGGAGTTGTCGTTGAGGTAGTCGAAGACGGAGGTGGTGCTGGCGGTCAGGGCAATGTTGTTCAGCACATCCTGGTAGCCGTTGAGGCGGAGGGTGCCGCCCGAAAGGGTGAGGTTGGCCGAGTTGTTGATCTGGTCGCTGGCCCCGAGGGAGAGGATGGAACTGCCGGCGAGGGTGAGGCTGGTGGTGGAGCCCAGTGCGCCGCTGCCGGAGCCATTGAGCGTGACGAGGCCGGTGCCGGCGATGGCGGTGGCGCCGGTGAAGGTGTTGGTGCCGCTGAGCGTGATGTTGCCGGCGCCGGCGGTGCTGAGGCCGCCGGTGCCGCTGAGGGCGCCGGTGACCCCCAGGGTGGTGCCGGTGGCGGCGCTGAGGGTGCTGGTGCTGGCGAGCGTGACCGGGCCGGCGACGGTGTTGTCGCCGCTGGCGCTGTGGAGGGCGCCGGTGCCGGCAGCCACGCCGGTGCCGTTCAGGGTGAGGGCTTCGCCACTGGCGAGGGCAAGGCCGCCGGAGAGGGCGAGGGTGGCGCCGGAACTGACCGTGGTGCCGGCCGCGGTGGTGCCGAGGGCGGCGGCGTTGGTGAGGGTGAGCGTGCCGGAGGAGGCGGTGACGGCGCCGGTGAAGGTGTTGGCGCCGCTGAGGATGGTGTTGGACGTCGTGGTGCCCGTCGTGACCACCGGGCCGACGCCGGAGATCACCCCGGTGTACGCGACGGTGCCGGAACCGGCGGCGGCGAGGGTGGTGGAGCGGCCGAGGGCGATGTTGCCGGTGAAGGTGTTGGTGCCGGAGGTATTGGTGCCGCCGAGGGTGGCGGTGCTGCCCTGGTTGTTGACGGAGATCTGGCGGTCGATCTCGATGCCGCCGGAGGCGTTGCCCGCGAGCAAGGCCAGATTGGCGCCGCCGCCGGTGCTGCCGTCGCCGACCTGGACGACGGAGGCGGAGTTGCCGAGGGCGCCGTTGGCGGAGAGCGGGGCGTCCGCCGCCACGGTGAGCGTGCCGTCGCGGATCGTGGTGGTGCCGGAGTAGGTGGCGGCGGTGTTGGCCAGGGTGAGGCCGCCGGCGCCGGTCTTCACGAGGTTGAAGTCGCCGGCGAGGGAGCCGTCCGTGAGGGTGAGGGTGGTGCCGGTGGTGGCGCTGATGACCGTGTTGCCCGTCATGGTGATCACGCCGGTGAGGGAATTGTCGCCGCCGGTGTTCTGGATGGCGCCCGCGGCCGAGACGCCGCTGCCGGTGACCGTGATGTTCTCGTCGAGGGCGAGACCGGAGCCGTTGAGCCGGAGGGTGGCGTCATTGGCGATGGTGGTGGCGTTGACGTCGGCCAGGGAGGTGGAGCGGCGGACCTCGAGGGTGCCGGCGGCGATGGCGGTGGTGCCGTCGTAGGTATTGGCCGTGGCGCTGTCGAGAATGAGCGTGCCGGTGCCCTGCTTGGAGAGACCCGCGGTGCCGCCGATGGCCCCGGTGGCGGTGAGGGTGGTGCCGGCATCGACCCCGAGGTAGGTCTCGGAGCTGAGGGTGATGGTGCCGGAGAGGGTGTTGCTCCCGCCAGTGTTCCGGATGGCGCCGAGGGAACTCACGCCCTGGCCGAAGGTGGTGAGGTTCTCGGCGACGCTGATGCCGCCCGAGAGGGCGAGGGTGGCGCCGCCGTTCACGGTGGTGGTGCCGGTGGCGTCGCCCAGGGCGGCATTGTTGGCGATGGCGGTGGTGCCACCGTTGAGGGTGGTGTTGCCGGTGTAGAGGTTCGTGCCGGAAAGAGTGAGGGTGCCGGTGCCGTTTTTCGTGAGGGTGCTGATATTGGCCCCGATGGCATTGGTGGCGGATATATTCCCGGCACCGTCGATGGTGAGGGTGCGGGAGGCGGCGGAACCGTTGATGGCGCCGGTCAGCGTGAGCGAACCGGCATCGCTCTGGATCTCGGTATCGGCCGTGAGGGTGATGGCGCCGGCGAAGGAGTTGGTCCCGGAGACATTGCGGAGGGCACCGTTGGTGTCGACGCCGGTGCCGGCGAGGGAGAGGGCCTCGGTCCCGATCGTGAGCCCCGTGTTGTGCTGCAATTCGAGGGCGGCGCCGGTGCCGCCGACCGTGGTGCCGCCGGTAGTGGTGCCCAGGCCGGAATCTTTTTGAACATTCAGGGTGCCGGCGGAGATCGTGGTGACGCCGTCGTAGGTATTGGTCGAGGCGCCGCTGATGATGGTTCGACCGGTGCCCTGCTTGGTGAGGTTGAGGGTGCCGTCGGCATCGTCGCTGAGCGTGCCGGAGAAGGTGGTGTCGGTGTTCAGGCCGCCGAAGGTGATGGTGTCGCTGGCGGCTCCGGTGTTGGTGAGCGTGCCCGCGCCCGCGAGGGAACCAATGGTATCGGTGCGGTCCCGGATATCCAAGGTGGCCCCGAGGGCGATGGCGACGGCGACCGAGTTGTCGAGGCGGTCGTCACCGCCGTCGAAGACGACGAGGCCCTCGTTGATGTTGAAGGCGCCGGTGAAAGTGGTGGGATCGAGGAGGGTGAGGGTGCCGGTGCCGGTCTTGGTCAGGCTGCCGGTACCGGAGATGCCGTTGTCCCAGATGAGATTGCCGTCGGTGTCGAGGGTGCCGCCGCCGGTCCCGAGGACGAGGTTGCGCAGACTGGTGGCGACGGTGACGGTGCCGCTGCTGACGTTGAGGGTGCCGCCGTTGAGGGTGAGGTCGGCGGTCGAGGCGGTTGAGCCGAGGTTGAGCTCGTTGTCGATGGAGAGGACGCCGCCGTTGACGGTGATGGCCCCCGTGAACGTGCTGGTGATGCTGGAGAGGGTCAGGGCACCGGTGCCAGTCTTGGTCAGGGTGCCGGCGCCGGTGTTAATGGCGCCGCTGATCGTGGTGCCGCCACTGCCGCCCACCGTGATATTATTGGTGCCGGTGGCGTTGGTGATGGCCCCTGACACGGTGAGGGTGCCCGTGGAGTTTTGGTTGAAGGTAAGGTTGTCGGAGAGGGTGATGGCGGAGCTGAGGGTGGCGCTGCCCGTGTTGCTGAGGTTCACTTGGGCCGCCCCGGCGGTCACGTTGAAGTTGAGGGTGTTGTTTTGGAGAGTGACGTTGTTATTGTCGTTGAAAACCAGGTAGCCGAGGGTGCGGTTGGCGCCGAGGGAAAGGGTGAGGTTGCTGGTGAGCGCACTGCCGAAGATAGCGGTGTGGTTGGTGCCGCCGGGCGTGCCGTCGGGGGTGGAGTCCCAGTTGGCATTGTTGTTCCAGGTGGCGCCCGTGGCGTTCCACGTGTAGACGGTGCCGGTGAGCGGCACGATCTCGCCGGAGGCGAGGCGGGTGGCGCCGGCGCCGTAGCCGTCGAAGACGATCTGATCGAGGCTACCGGTGAAACCGGTGGGGCCGGAGCTGAAGATCAGCTGGCTGGCGCCGCCGCCGGAAATGTCGCCGGCCCAGCCGTAGATGGTGAGGATGCCGTTGGTCCGGACGGCGCTGCCGAAGGTGGCCACGCCGCCGAGCGAACCGAAG is from Lacunisphaera limnophila and encodes:
- a CDS encoding autotransporter-associated beta strand repeat-containing protein; this encodes MTSHVFAQFTYTEDFKNDTAAGWVLNPAGNSTPAPILTSGAAPRAGDPEFGDATIDPLGAGWLRLTNDTTNTHNAVYFDTPIPSAGNSVNITFGMNMWGGNDYNQTGADGITFFLYDASKPFVVGADGGSIGYAQKDFGTIGTFNPGDQNGMNGGWVGIALDAYGNYSRAAEGRQGGTAGGGALNPNTVVARGPGDGVTGYNYLAGTGDRDYTDTGSATVLEGGDGTVPDLPYTMAFSDATARPNQSTQYRNVSITFDENSQLTVSMQFGEDGLWYDVLDVDLSSFVRPEQLKMGFAAGTGAGTQVYEIGGLLSVTATAGSGNFVWDNGEGASFKIWGTGDNDPLNWAGNTNPTLKSNVLFNSTYVTTAQSIDVTGSDKVIKNMYFSGDNAYTLSTSDQRRLIFDSDSVGVPTSINLTNDVVNGNASHQIAMDVQMNKNLEVNNNLSAVTPFTISGNIDTNGNALAMKGVGQSVLSGVISGNGTLGKWGTGTTILSGAGANTYTGATTVHEGILQIEKNTALGSTAAGTTVNAGGTLALNGTGLTVAEGLTLTGTGSNAQGALFNATGANTWTGTVALAGDASIGTAAATTLTVAGVVSGAAGNDLTKTGAGTLVLSGANTYTGSTTLAAGTLAISNENNLGANPGSFNAAQLNLDGGTLRTQTSAVTINDTNRGVTLGAAGGTFETLSDLTIANVVDGSGTLAKTGAGVLTLSGTNTHSGAVALNQGTLTASGGSALGDTSAVTIANGATLNVSGSSETVGSIAGVAGSAVNLGSGATTLTVGGNNASTTFAGVVAGGASANLLKTGSGTLTMSGANTFDGNLQVNQGTVALGANNVFDNDTSLVLSGGTFATHSGGTGFSDTFNDLSLLASSGMDFGSLGGVATFGSAVRTNGILTIYGWAGDISGGGASQLIFSSGPTGFTGSLDQIVFDGYGAGATRLASGEIVPLTGTVYTWNATGATWNNNANWDSTPDGTPGGTNHTAIFGSALTSNLTLSLGANRTLGYLVFNDNNNVTLQNNTLNFNVTAGAAQVNLSNTGSATLSSAITLSDNLTFNQNSTGTLTVSGAITNATGTNNITVGGSGGTTISGAINTGAGTLTKTGTGALTLSSITSTFTGAITVNGGVLSIDNELNLGSTASTADLTLNGGTLNVSSGTVTVATSLRNLVLGTGGGTLDTDGNLIWDNGISGTGSLTKTGTGTLTLLDPTTFTGAFNINEGLVVFDGGDDRLDNSVAVAIALGATLDIRDRTDTIGSLAGAGTLTNTGAASDTITFGGLNTDTTFSGTLSDDADGTLNLTKQGTGRTIISGASTNTYDGVTTISAGTLNVQKDSGLGTTTGGTTVGGTGAALELQHNTGLTIGTEALSLAGTGVDTNGALRNVSGTNSFAGAITLTADTEIQSDAGSLTLTGAINGSAASRTLTIDGAGNISATNAIGANISTLTKNGTGTLTLSGTNLYTGNTTLNGGTTAIANNAALGDATGTTTVNGGATLALSGGISVAENLTTFGQGVSSLGAIRNTGGSNTLSGTITLSSETYLGVDAGTTLTATGAIGGTAGLSKQGTGTLILDSATANTYDGTTAIAAGTLEVRRSTSLADVNATTIANDATLRLNGSGLALDENITVTGSGVSAAGAIQNTGGDNSLTGVITMTGNTVISATTGTTLTLTDGSLAGDFNLVKTGAGGLTLANTAATYSGTTTIRDGTLTVAADAPLSANGALGNSASVVQVGDGSTGGGANLALLAGNASGGIEIDRQISVNNQGSTATLGGTNTSGTNTFTGNIALGRSTTLAAAGSGTVAYTGVISGVGPVVTTGTTTSNTILSGANTFTGAVTASSGTLTLTNAAALGTTAAGTTVSSGATLALSGGLALASGEALTLNGTGVAAGTGALHSASGDNTVAGPVTLASTSTLSAATGTTLGVTGALSGTGGLSTAGAGNITLSGTNTFTGATAIAGTGLVTLNGSGSGALGSTTSLTLAGSSILSLGASDQINNSANLTLSGGTLRLNGYQDVLNNIALTASTTSVFDYLNDNSLLRFTGTASVGGTSQLTIDNWAGDPTTGGSSNYGLLFNTQAQALALENNVLFNGWTTVGNNAVIANGIYWEIVPIVTVREWQAAGNGDWDTGGNWAGGQPDGAGQIAMLGNNITAGTTATVNTFNGGGADPQTIGKLIIDTTGDRNYTVSGSDRLDFDVASGTTQLIVAGNGTHTISSAVRVNDDMVLTNDGTDTTALTISGAIDLFNGASSDLTVSGSGRTAITGAINDSTDGAALLKTGSGTLALSGTSSYTGTTTLRNGTLEIAGSATNSTNGNLGNAASAVVINDTNTALANNTSFLMTDADGGSTMGRAITVNSQGATTTLGGTNTSGTNTFSGTITLNKGVTLTAAAGGTVAFTGALDGNTGTQNITKSGDGTVLLSNTGNDFNGTTTITAGTLRLGAAGVITDGSAVSVASGATLDLNTFSETIGSLAGAGTVNLASGTQTLTTGGNNGTTEFSGVIQDNAGTLALVKNGTGALTLSGAGANTFDGDVTINAGTLIAAKNTALGATSGNTTVATDATLALTGGITIAAGEDLDLAGSVAPNIASLANYSGNNTYAGNVTMSGAAGDDVKYDAAGGSQLTITGAVGESGGSKDFAKTGTGTLVLGNANTYSGSTNVAAGTLVVANNAALGTATVASTDDTAVQIGATLAFQNNVAVSANEAITLNATAAPTAASLKNNADTNTVAGAITLSGGANTGVILDSNTGSSLTLSGAITPVTPSNNNFVTKTGDGSLTLAGTGANTFQGAFNVNSGTVVLNKTAGVNATGTGALNIGDSTGGTNSAIVQLNASNQINNTTAVTIATDGKLDLLGNSDAIGALTMAGGSVTATGAGTLTLGGNLTFNGIGANTATITANVDLGGNRIVQVGNNASAVDTDLTINGVVSGTGSSFTKTDLGTLRLTGDANTFTGNFQVTDGTVVLDKTAVAGVKGNATGVSNSTVTIGDNFRGANTAILEVSGDGLFADQTSDQIANSATLVMNSDGKFRMARTSGTAMFTETVGAIAGSGNIDLGYYSLIAGGNNASTSFSGTLVGDSTALFTKAGSGTLTIDSNLGYNGGLDVTGGTLAFNVDNAFSGAVNIFAGTTLKLSDADLSISNLNLVGSGSITLDFSGTSTLSVANLTIAAGITVNVINWTNATDYFFAQNWAGAVFDTTATTPMNQVVFAGFTGNQTKWQSYDDQITPVPEPSTYGAMLVGAMGALLGYRRWRKARPAARK